The DNA segment agtaaattttatattagttttttaaaatgcattacaaTTGCTTATAAAATTACAACAGTAATACACGTTTATTGTTAGCAAATAGTACGAGACAcgagggaagaaggagagaatgagCTTGTGGACCAGGGCTGCAGGACTCAGTGCATCAACTCCCCACAACAGCCCTTCCAGCCATCCAATCAGCATCAAGTCTGCTAAGCACACACACGCTTGCTGGGAATAACTTTTAGTCAGGAAACCAAAGATGTGTTCTGTGCTGGGGCCAGCATGGTACAGGCAAGACCCAAAGTCTGAGCCAAACAGCAGAGAGACCAGTGGAGCCTAAGCCAGGCCCTGCTACCTCTCACGACTCCAGCGGTAAATAGAAGTATCATGGGGGAGGGTCACGGACTTTTGATGGTAAAGGTTAACTAGGCACCCCCAGCTCCCCCAGGATGCAAACATGCTAACAGACAGGTTACAAGACCACAAGTGTTCCCATCTGGAAACTCAATTTTTCTCAGATCTTCCTGTAGGTTATTTGGTAATGTCTAATGATTTTCTTCACATAAGTCCCATACATTTCTAGTTGATATATACAGTTTCTTACAATTCTTGTTTCCACTGAGAATGAGTTTTCTTTTGTCACATCATGTCCTACGtagttacatttttatatatcttgTCAATCATTACCACCTCTTTTTCTCCCCTAAAGCAACCACTATCTTAACATCTAACACCAcagattagttttgcttgtttttaaacatGTATATTGATAAAACATGAATGTTGCAATCATATTGTACATATTcttgtgtgtctggcttcttccttTACATCTGATAAATTTATCCACATTATCGCATACAACTATTTACTTATTCTCACTGTTGcacagtattccactgtatgaatataactcaatttattcatccattttacTGCTGGAAGATACATGGATTTCTTCCAGTTGaaggctattatgaataaggaTGCTACAAACATCCTTGTACTTATCTTTAAGTGTAAAAGTGTACGCACTTCTGTTACTACGTATTTGTGAAACTGCTGGATCTTGAGTATGCTTATGTTCAATTTTAGTAGGTAATGCCTAACAGCTTTTCAAAGTGATCATATCAATTCATTCACACCAGCACTATGAGAATTCCACTCtgacatttttaaacatatttaaatatattttctgtcaaTTTCAAGAATTATTCATTGTTCTGTAACTTCTTCCCTCTGCTGAAGAAGACAAATCCAACCCGCAGCAATCTATCACTTCCTCATTATCCACTACCTCCAATTCTCTGCTAATTAGCTAGATATTTAACtccaaataatttgtttttttatatcatATCTCTGCTTCTTTACAAAATTTCCTCTTAGCCATTgcaataaacatatttttgacAATGATTTAAAGAATGgctcaatacatttttattgagttTTACCAAATTGAAAAGTTCAACCTTCTACCTAGAAAATTCCCATTTTAGAGCTTAAAGGACCCCTCGAGATAAACCAGAATTAAACATACATGGAAACCAACGTCCAGGAAGGTTTAAGTTAAAACCTTGGTTAGTGACAGACATGAGTCTAAACCAAATTTCTGTTTGAGTTTTAAAGAACAGAAGTGGGAGGAAAGAATGGatctgaattatattttaatctcAGTTAACTGTGCAACTAATATTTCTGGTGGGTATACCACATAAAACCATGACTGCTAAATGTATAGTTAATCATCTAAGTTCCAAATTGTTTCTGTACTTTACTGAATAGGAACTTCTTGATTTTTTGCTCTCACCTGATGCTGTTCTGGTTCTTGGCTCTGAGCTTGAACACGCTGGATAGCTTCCTGGGTCTCCACGAAGTGGTGAGTAGGCACGACTATTCCACGTGCTGGAGTATGAGGGAGGGTAGGATGGGTAGTACCACGAGTCAGAAAAGGGTGTTGCTGCTCTATAAAGACAAAAGTGTGTCAGGCATTTTTCTTGTGACTATGATTTTTAAATACCCTCCTATTCCTAAACCatcagaaaacaatttttatCAAGTGTTTTTTCCTCAGTGTTCTGGTATATTAGGATTAACACAAAATAAACACTGTTTTATATTTCTGCCATTCTTATGGTCATTGCTGTgaggaaagaaaatgacaggGAATAAAGGTTCTTTCTTTCTGAATTCGCATTCAAATACAATCTAAACTTAAACCACTATTTAAACTGAAGACATTCCAAAATCTGGTCGCAAGCTCTTTCCACCCTTGCTTCTATCATTCTCCAACCAAACCAGAATGCCAACTGTGCCCCAAATGTTGTGTTCTTTCCTGCCTTCTCAGATGTCGAGTCAACAGTCTTTCTTCTAACTCATATCTATAAGCATGACATGTGAAAGAAAACAACACATATAATATTGATCAAAGCACAGATGGcattccttccccatccccagagaATCTGATTTGATAGGGTAATGTCaccataatttattttccttaacaaAACAAATCCAGTCAAATTGTAAGCAAAACAAAGAAGCCTCTAAAGAAAGGCTGAATTAAAGAGCAGGTGAGATAAATGCAAAGCCTACCTATTGCTGCCAAACAAATATCCTAATATTCCTCCAGTTCCCAAGCCAGTCCAGAACCCTGGTCCTgaattttcatgtccttgttgtcCAGTGAAAGCACTGCCAAAACCAGAAGTTGCACCATGCggtcctaaaaataaaaatgattatgtaTCCTCTCTTAAACCATAGCCTACAGAACTAAAGATAATATGACATTTCAATTGTTTCATCTGTATGCTTTAATAATAAtactcaggggacttccctggtggcgcagtggttaagaatccgcctgccaatgcaggggacccaggttccagccctggtccaggaagatcccacatgccacagagcaactaagcctgtgcaccacaactactgagcctgtgctctagagcccgcaagccacaactactgagcccacgagccacagctactgagcctgcacgctgtaactactgaagcctgcacgcctagagcctgtgctccgcaacaagaagccactgcaatgagaaacccgcgcaccgcaacaaagagtagcccccgctccctgcaactagagaaagcccgcacacagcaacaaagacccaacacagccaaaaataaataaataaaataaatttatttttaaaaagaataaaaataaaaaataataataatacttcaaCTTATAAACAAGTTGTATTCAAAAagtgtatttataaaatactgGTTTATAACTAAGGAGCACCTGCCTTTCCCACACACAAGGAAAAGGAGGGATATGTTTTTAAGGCAGGGGAGGGTGGTTTCTTCCCATAAGGTCACATCTGCCCTGCTCCAGATCAGCTACTAGAAGATGACCCCACGTGTCAGAGCTACTTCCTTTCTACTGTGTGGACGTGTCTAGAAGCTCCAGGTTGAGAGCTGTACCTGAGTGTCTAATGGAGGAATCCAAGTGGAGGATATTTGTTAGTTGGGAAGTCGGGTCTTAaaagggaccaaaaaaaaaaatatcttctgCTCAGAGGAAGTTTTTCTTAAATTGCTGTATCATATACATAAAGGGAACTGTGCTAATCCCACATGTACAGCAGAATAAATCTGCATGTATGTACCCATTCACGTAATCACTACCCACATCAGTAAAACCTTTCTAGCACCCAGAGACTCCCTCACGACAACTCCCAATAGATACCCACCCATGTCAGAGAGAAGCCGACTCTGACTTTTCTCACCACACTTTGGTTTTACccattcttaaactttttataaatagaatcatacggAGGTACTCTTCTGGTGTATCATTATGTCCATGAGAGTCGACCTCCACCACTGCATatatcagttttgtttttgttttttctaaatttatgtgTAGTAGTCcaatgtgtgaaaaaaaacaatTTGTCTCATTCTAATGTTTACGGACattctatttccagtttttggctgctgtgaatacagctgctgtgaacattcttgtgcaGATCTTTttgtacacacatgcatgcatttctcttaggtatgcatctaggaatgaaattgctgggtcattggATGGCATATGTCTAGTTTCAGTAGATactgacagttttccaaagtgttttatCCTTTTAACTCCTTCCAGCAAGTTCCAGTTAACTACATCCTTGCCATTACTTGGTACTCTGTCTTTTTAAAGTTAGCCATTAAGATGATTAAATGGTGGTTAATTAAGAACTcaggttttaatctgcattttcctgaagactaatgatgctgagcaccttttcaaatttttattggaCATCTGGATATCTTCTTTTACTATAAAATGGCTGTTCaaatcctctgtccattttttaaattaggttgtctGTCTTTTCTCAGATTTGTGGGAGTTCTTTATGTACTGTAGATACACGTGCTTTGttgaaaatatgttttacaaataccttctcccagtctgtggcttgccttttcactctcttaatgtTGTCTTTGATGACTAGACATTCTTAATTTaaataaagtctaatttatccctcttttctttttggctggtATTTTTTGCATTCTAAGAAAGTTTTGCCTACCCTGACAaatattttcctatgttttcttctggaaactTAATTGTTTTACTTTTATGTTGAGCTCTGTAATACTCAGTGAAtaaaattttgtgtatggtgtgagacagAGTTCGAGGTAAATGCTTATTACCAAATCTGATCAAGTTTGATTGAGATGATTTGCAATTTAATCATGCATCCTTAAATAGTAATCACAATCAACCTTATAGAGAAACAGAACAGAAGAGGTAAAAGAAGtcgaaagtaaagaaaataagacaaatcTGCTTTGGTTTCCCAATGCAACCGTTTTCTATATCAGAAACCAGCACAGGATTCACTACCTGACTTCTACCCTACTTACTGCCATTGCCTAGGAAAACATACCTGTGAACTCAGACTTAAAGCCTGCAGGAGGGGGTCCTGCAGAGTTGGTGAATCTCTGATAACGATGGGAATGTGGAGGATGCTCAGAATATGGTGGAGGAGAATCATGACCATCACTAAGGAAGAATTTATAAACTCCAAAGGCAAGAGCAAGTAGCACCACGATGGTAAGCACTCCACTGACGCTACAAGATTCTCGGGAGTACAACTTATTATAATAATCAGAGAAAGAGTTAAAGCCATGGTTTTTTCCAGACTCTCTCAATTTCTTCAGGCCAAGTTCCGTGTAATCTAAGTGATACTCCAAGCCACAGGAACCTCTCAGTACATACTGGTCTTCAGAGGACTCATAGCCTTCACAGCTCACCACAGTTTTTCCAAATTTGTACGCGATATCTAAATCGGTCTTACATTCCCACTGTGAAGAAAAGTCGAAACAGGTTATTAGaaccaaaagatttttttttcatttaatatacatTATTTGGGCTAAATAGCTGTCATAAAACAGCAAAATGAAGCAAGGGAATGATAATCAAAATTCAGGACGAGTATTTCTGTGTTGGGGAAGGGCAAACCAGGGGCTTCAAGATACTGGTGATATTAACGTTCTACTTAAGCTAGGTGGTGGGTACATGAGTGCTCATTTTATTACTATTCCTTATTCCTTACATATAGATGTAAAGAATTCTT comes from the Eubalaena glacialis isolate mEubGla1 chromosome 20, mEubGla1.1.hap2.+ XY, whole genome shotgun sequence genome and includes:
- the SARAF gene encoding store-operated calcium entry-associated regulatory factor, producing MVAAGGPEAAGRCALFSLLLLLLIAGSARGWHDPDRILLRDIKALTLHYDRYTTSRRLDPIPQLKCVGGTAGCDSYTPKVIQCQNKGWDGYDVQWECKTDLDIAYKFGKTVVSCEGYESSEDQYVLRGSCGLEYHLDYTELGLKKLRESGKNHGFNSFSDYYNKLYSRESCSVSGVLTIVVLLALAFGVYKFFLSDGHDSPPPYSEHPPHSHRYQRFTNSAGPPPAGFKSEFTGPHGATSGFGSAFTGQQGHENSGPGFWTGLGTGGILGYLFGSNRAATPFSDSWYYPSYPPSYSSTWNSRAYSPLRGDPGSYPACSSSEPRTRTASGYGGTRRR